From Haloarcula sp. CBA1127, a single genomic window includes:
- a CDS encoding alpha/beta fold hydrolase, producing MEQVSHDGRVTAYRQTQSTATGPTALYVHGSGATHRVWGRQYAPSGPTHPAVALDLSGHGDSEDIDTNAGTTTLDAYADDVVAVGRETDAEVLIGNSLGGAVAQWVALERDWTPAAIVLLGTGPELPVFEGLQEWLADDWDRAVEFLHERDRLFHDTDHEALARSREQMAAVGQAVTRRDFMTCHGFDVRDRLDEIDVPVLAICGEHDKLTPRAYHETLANEIPHGEVSFVPDAAHLAMVEQAKVFNDSMASFIQDAV from the coding sequence ATGGAACAGGTCAGTCACGACGGGCGAGTCACGGCGTACAGACAGACACAGTCTACTGCGACGGGACCGACGGCGCTGTATGTCCACGGCAGCGGGGCGACACACCGCGTGTGGGGCCGCCAGTACGCGCCGTCCGGTCCGACCCATCCTGCCGTCGCACTGGACCTGTCAGGTCACGGTGACTCCGAGGATATCGACACCAACGCCGGGACCACGACACTCGACGCCTACGCGGACGATGTGGTCGCTGTGGGGCGGGAGACAGACGCGGAGGTGCTGATCGGGAATTCGCTGGGCGGGGCCGTCGCCCAGTGGGTCGCACTGGAGCGGGACTGGACGCCCGCGGCGATAGTGTTGCTGGGGACCGGCCCCGAACTCCCGGTGTTCGAAGGGCTGCAGGAATGGCTCGCAGACGACTGGGACCGTGCTGTCGAGTTCTTACACGAACGGGACCGCCTGTTCCACGATACGGACCACGAGGCCCTCGCCCGCTCCCGAGAACAGATGGCGGCGGTCGGGCAGGCCGTGACCCGCCGCGATTTCATGACCTGTCACGGGTTCGATGTGCGCGACAGACTCGATGAGATCGACGTGCCCGTGCTGGCTATCTGTGGCGAGCACGACAAACTGACTCCGCGTGCGTATCACGAGACACTGGCCAACGAAATCCCCCACGGAGAGGTGTCGTTTGTCCCCGATGCCGCCCACTTAGCGATGGTCGAACAGGCTAAGGTGTTCAATGACAGTATGGCGTCGTTTATTCAGGATGCGGTCTGA
- a CDS encoding histidine kinase N-terminal 7TM domain-containing protein — MDFQFSWYLYIPLLSAVVSLLIAGVGVHYRECTGSRSLAFLMLAIAWWSVISLIELGSTDLATKRLALKLMYPAIGVVPVVWLLFAIQYTGQTRLPTRKELGGILLGPALMVLLAWTNQYHGLFWSSMELTFQGSLVVLATDRGPAFWVWTAYAYAVVAVGTGLMLKLALFSGRVYRSQAIGLSLAALLPWTGNILYLTGVSSVFDLTKIGFVFSGVLLGGAIFRQQLLQVIPAAREIARDEIVASMAEAVIVVDEQGIIVDLNPQAKYIMGASRPECIGRPLKDLLPSLAALRDAPTDDPPDRAELTISVDGDDRAYEVRLTPLYRGYGTVTGQLLTLTDVTERKEREQRIDRQRQRLEVVNRVLRHDIRNDMQVILGTAENLLMSQGDQPQVKRIKRKGEDIITLSEKARDLERFVGNGTAETTTVDISAVIADVVADLEQTYPDAEFHVERPETAAVSAIDLVDSALRNVLENAAEHNDQAVPEVAVTVRRDTDGHGDVIVEIADNGPGLPDREQEVIETGTETALKHSSGLGLWIAYWTVTNSGGTITFSENTPRGSVITIRLPPASAAQPQP, encoded by the coding sequence ATGGACTTCCAGTTCTCTTGGTACCTATATATCCCGCTTCTATCCGCTGTGGTTTCGCTTCTCATCGCTGGCGTTGGCGTGCATTACCGCGAGTGCACGGGTTCTCGCTCGCTCGCTTTTTTGATGCTTGCAATCGCATGGTGGTCAGTAATCTCTTTGATTGAACTCGGGTCGACTGACCTTGCAACCAAGCGCCTTGCACTCAAGCTCATGTATCCGGCAATTGGCGTCGTTCCTGTCGTGTGGCTCCTGTTTGCCATCCAGTACACGGGCCAAACCCGCCTTCCGACTCGCAAGGAATTGGGAGGCATACTCCTTGGGCCTGCCCTGATGGTTCTGCTCGCATGGACGAACCAATACCACGGGCTGTTCTGGTCCTCGATGGAGCTGACGTTTCAGGGATCACTTGTCGTTCTGGCGACAGATAGAGGGCCCGCGTTCTGGGTCTGGACCGCCTACGCGTATGCCGTGGTGGCTGTCGGGACCGGTCTCATGTTGAAGTTGGCGCTGTTCTCAGGACGTGTCTACCGTAGCCAGGCCATCGGACTCAGCTTAGCAGCACTCCTCCCGTGGACGGGGAACATTCTCTATCTGACTGGCGTTTCGAGCGTGTTTGACCTGACCAAGATAGGATTCGTATTCAGTGGGGTCCTTCTGGGGGGTGCTATTTTTCGCCAGCAATTGCTGCAAGTCATTCCTGCAGCCCGAGAGATTGCCCGAGATGAGATCGTCGCCTCAATGGCGGAGGCCGTCATCGTTGTCGACGAACAGGGTATCATAGTTGATCTCAATCCACAGGCAAAATATATTATGGGCGCCTCACGCCCGGAATGTATTGGCCGACCTCTCAAGGATTTGCTCCCCAGTCTGGCAGCTCTCCGTGACGCACCAACCGATGACCCCCCGGACCGAGCCGAACTTACCATTTCTGTAGATGGGGACGACCGAGCATACGAAGTCCGGCTGACACCGCTATACCGTGGCTACGGTACAGTCACCGGACAGCTACTCACACTCACTGACGTAACCGAGCGCAAAGAGCGCGAACAGCGCATTGATCGCCAGCGCCAGCGACTGGAGGTCGTCAACCGTGTCCTTCGTCACGACATCCGTAACGATATGCAGGTTATTCTGGGGACCGCTGAGAACCTTCTCATGTCACAAGGAGACCAGCCACAAGTGAAGCGAATCAAACGGAAAGGCGAGGACATTATTACATTAAGCGAGAAGGCTCGAGATCTTGAACGGTTTGTCGGGAACGGGACAGCCGAAACGACGACTGTTGATATCAGTGCTGTCATTGCAGACGTAGTTGCTGACCTCGAACAAACGTATCCAGACGCGGAATTTCACGTCGAGCGACCCGAAACGGCGGCGGTGTCCGCTATTGATTTGGTTGACTCCGCGCTGCGAAACGTTCTGGAAAACGCGGCCGAACACAATGATCAGGCGGTCCCGGAGGTAGCGGTGACGGTTAGGAGGGACACTGATGGACACGGGGACGTCATAGTCGAAATTGCCGACAACGGTCCTGGGCTCCCTGACCGGGAACAGGAGGTGATCGAAACGGGGACAGAGACAGCACTCAAGCACAGCAGTGGACTGGGTCTCTGGATCGCCTACTGGACAGTCACCAACTCCGGCGGCACAATCACGTTCAGCGAGAATACGCCACGGGGCTCAGTCATCACGATTCGCCTGCCGCCTGCTTCAGCAGCACAACCGCAGCCGTGA